GTTAAAATAACTGCTACTAAATGTAAGTACAGTGAAGTTTTTTTCAAATTAATTCAGGTTGATAATAAACTTTAGGAATACTACAGTACTCCCTTTttctcactcacacacaacatGACACATGAGTTAGGATAAAAATTCACACTTGtgcatttgtgaaatttatgtaaaaaaaTTACACCAAAtcttcacactctcctgagtgctttgtcaaggtcttgaGTATGTGGTTAGGACAAGACTTACTTCACAATGAttaatcgttgttgagatgtcgtTTGATTAATCATTGTGATGTAATTGATATTTAAAttgaaattaaaataagtttattgaggtaaaatacatacaaagggatgaggtaactcAAGTTATTCTCATCCCATTCAGtataacgtgttcatacatatatagacacatcacaaacaacaaacatattgccaaacattccGGGCTTTGAGATGTAAATTTTGTCATAACCACTCACTCAGACCTTAATAAAGAACTTAGGAGAGTGTGAAAGGCTTGGTGTAATTTCTTTACATAAGTTTCACAAATATACAAGTGGGTTTTTAtcctgttattatgtctgtgagaagacattaccattacttataTGACACATGAGTATGCTGTAACTTAGAACATAGATTGGGATAACAGGAAGTCTATTAGCATGAATGATGAATTTCTTAACACACAAAACTGAGAGCACTGATAAGAGGCAAGAAATCAGATTGGAGGAATGTTACTAGTGGAACCCCACAAGGATTGCTTTTAGCAATAGTAATGTTCATTCACTCTCATCCTTGTCTTACCTTTCACTCTCAAGGTAAGCCAACTTTCACTTGTCTTACCTAAGATTTGATAAGCAGTAGACTGGCCTTCCTTCCCCAACCATGGAGTGTGATTACTTTGTCATTTGATAGCGGGTGGATAGTTGGTATGTGGCAGTTCAGTGCTTCATTAAGAATCAGAGAATATTGGCAACCTTCAACTCTGAAAGGTTTGCTCAGCAAGAGTTTTGAGGGATTTAAAAGGTTTCTCATTGATTTAATAAGCCATTTCCTTAATAGATTGTGGTATACTCTCTACTGAGCTCCTCACACTATTAATAGCTGGGATAAGACCTTTTGAAAAGATATTTGTCTCTCTGGGGTTAGTCACTCAGAACCTGGTGGATTGTGTATATTGTAACAAGTCCTGTATGTAATGTTAGAGTAGCTACTGAGATAGTGCTCGAAAAAGGGCATTTGATTTCACTCAACAATTATTGTTTTCCAGGTGAATGGGCATTCATCAGTGGTCACTCACTGGTgaaaggggaagggggtggaGAGTGTTTGCCTGCACTTCTACCACTCTCATctgaacaccttcagtattaccaaaTGCTGTTCACAGTCATTGCTGGGCCATCTAATGATCTGTTTAAGGTGATTACCTATCTCAAGTATTATGGTAGGTTTGTATTCTTGTATGTGCATCTGTATACAGTTATCTTGTGATTTTTCTAGGTCCCCTCAGCAGACATCACTGGCTTGTGTAAGACAGTGACTATGTCTCTGACTGTTGTTGATCCTGTCCAGGGGCCATTAGATTAGATTAAGTAGGATAGCTCAACTTTACAAATTCAAAAATCAGTTTTTCTTTCCTCAGTCATTTGCACTCCAACTTGCCTCAAATCCATCCacattcttcttcttctctcaaaAAATTATTGACATGAAAACTATTATTTAATATTTCTAACAATTTTTAAAAAGTGAATAAAGACAGGATAATTGTGAGGAATCACAAAATCAGAGTATGATATGTGTGTGTTGCACTAAAACATCTTTATTACACAAACCTTGTGCACTGACTCCCATATGGGTCAACCAACCCATATACAGTTCgaatttgttttattttaaaaGCAAATTCTCTTATCCAAATTTATATTCTCAGACTTTGCTGAAAGAGAGCAAGGGGGGGCTTACTACATCTGATGTAGGTGCCACAAATAACACTAAATTCCATAACTTCCAGCATCATCATGAAGGATTTTAATTGGACTAGATAGCATCTATAAAATTCTACTGTACTAATTGTTACAATAGCTCTCTGGGCTATAGAGGATTGCCTTTGCATGGCCTCACCCCTGAAGACACGCTCACTACAAAATAACTTACCGTATTTCGTAATTATTTTCAGATAATGTGTGAAGATGTATCAACATCTCCCGGAATAAGTGCTTTAGTGAGTCCTATTGTTGGAGGATTAGTAAGAGGTGCGCACCGTGCTCGGCAAAAACCATGCATTTTACGGAGAATCCTTTTATTGATAAGGGCTCTTCTTTTGAATCCTCATTTGCACCTTGGCCCTCAAAATTATGTAAGTATTATTTATGTTAACTCTAGTGACATACTGCTTCATTGTAAATAACCTATATGATAATGGCTCAGTAAAGTGATTATGAAATGGAATTGTTAAGTTTCTTAAATGTGATGAACTAAGGGATTGATAAACTACTATTTTCTTTTCAGATGCGAGACTTGGTTAATGTACTGGTATACTGCATTATCATTGAACGAAAGTCTCCACAGGATACTCAAATGATTCGTAGCTTGGCATGCAATGTCTTACTCCAGGTTTGTTACTAAATAATACGTGCTTAATAATTTTGTATAAAAATGTCATTAACAAATATTCTGGTATGTAATTAAGATGCCAGCTTGAGTGACCACTTATGACTTGTTACCTGGCTGAGCTGACTACTTATGACTTGTTACCTGGCTGACTATAATGTCAAATATAATTGCCATACTGCTTTTCCCTGTCTTGGTGTTCACATGAATATCTAACCTGTCTTAAACATTAAATTCATCTTCTATTCTTCTATTTTACCTCTTGCTCTTACACCAACTCGTAAGTTtaaatacagtatacagtaaCCCTAAAGTCTGACAGACTTAAGTTAACATATAAGGCATTTTTTCATATGTTGttttccccttcccccttctcttccctccctccctccaagcaTATCTGGAAAATTACATTGATCTAATATTTAATCAACGTTGATCTTATCAATATTTTATGTTATTCAAACATATTTTGTTAGGTTAACTCCTAAAATGAAATGTTTAGataaattttttaaaattaatcCTCAAGGCAAAGTTGCTGGAAAAAATTAGGaatcaatatacagtatatagagaGACAAAGGTAGTTGAAGGATAATTATATTAATAGTACTGTTTATATATTTGAAGATTGTATCAAGAGAACCAGGATGCCGAGGAACTTGGGAGACGGTTGTGAGCAGCCTCGGAGGAGTTGTGGCTAGTAGTAGTCATCCATGGGGTCAACATGTAGGGGCATTAATTGGACTCTTGACCCTGGGAGCACCTGCACTATTAAACAGTCTTACGCCCATTGCTCGACCCTACTATAATCGTTTGATGCATGCTATTTCTCAGTCACCTACAGCTAGTACCAGGGATATTCTTGATGCACATACAtcaaattgttttttattggtaaGTACAGTATTCTAAAGTATGTTTTGTAGTATTTGATAAATTACTCAAATTGTTTTAATTTTACATATTttgaatatacagtacagtacttacatatGTCTTAAGAATTGACATGAACTAACAATTTCATACAAGTAGCATCATTTTCAAAATTAACAACAGTTAAACTTATCTTGCATAATGTAACTACTGTATATCTTTCAGGCTGGACTGGTTAATGTTATGACCACATTTGTGAGAAGCCTTCCAGAcaacatagtgatgttctcgtcttCTAAAGAGTCGTTTCCCATCTCTACTACCACAATCTTCCCTACTGGTATTTCTGATGGTGATGTAACATTTGAGCATATACAAGAGATTTATAAATTAGGAGAAGAATCATATGGTTCTGCCTTCATTCTCCAGATTCCTGGAGTGTATTTGTGTTGCACACCTAACCAGGTCCCAAGTTTTTTGCAATCTTCAGTCTACCGTGACCAGGCCATATCAGGAGATGCACTTCTTAATCCACCTGCTAAGCGTTCCAGAACCAAGCTCCATCATTCTTCAAACAAACCTAAACCAAGAAGAACTCAACTATATTCTCCATCTCAGGTTTTTGATGGGTACAAAGCTCTTTCTGAAAGGAGGTCATACTTACAAATGAACATTAGAGGTTGTTGGGAAAAAAGTGTAAATAAGCTTAAAAAGAGAGATTCTTCTCTCCCTACAGTCATTCCTCATGCGCACCGTCCACTGCTTGCCCGCTATTGTTCTCGCTTCACTGGCTGTATGCCTCACAACACTTTCACAAGACCATTATTTTCCCCTTTAAGGCCTGGATATACGTTACAATATCTTTTGCTTTGAAATTGTGTAATGTAAGCATAGGCTTAATTTCATAAATTATATTAATTGCAATTTAAAGGTAGATGAAATATTTACAGCAGTTGCGTGAATGACAAAATTGACTAAAGAGGGATATTTTGTAATATATATGACATTTCACTATAAATTGCAACTCTGCTTTCCTGGATTCTTATTGATTAGATTTGTACTTAGTCAAGCAGGAATAAAATCTGGATACATAAAtcatttactgtacagtattcagaTGAAAGACAGGGATTTTCTTACATGACTGGTTAGGGTTTTTATTTGACAATTAGTTCTTGTCTGATTAGATTATCAAACCAGTGATGTATATACAAAATTAGAGCAGAAAGATATATGATGCCAAAAGAAGCAATCACAGAAGgacaactgcctcaagaaacaaaaCTAACGGGTGTTAagactccaggggccagattctcaAAACcgttaagcaagcacttacgaacctgtacatcctttctcaatctttggcggctttgtttacaattattaaacagttaatgaacttggAAGCACCAAgaagctgtttataacgataacaacagttgattgggaagttttcatacttgtaaactgtttaataaatgtaaccaaagccgtcaaagattgaggaaagatgtacacgttcgcaagtactgtacttgcgttactgcttcgcgaatctggccccaggccccgAGTCAGAGCTATACAGAATTTAACATGTACAGAATCCTATACGCATGCAATCCTTGTAGTTGAAGGCCGCAAAGCAACAAGTAAGCTTTTCAACAGGGCAGCAGTCAAACTGCAATACAAACATGAATGAGGGCTCTGGAGGGTCCAGGTGAAGTATCGAGGGCAAAGCGAATCTTATTGGTTTTGACATTAAACGTGGGAAAAATGAAAGGCTCCGCAAGCCTTTcataccccataccccaactggtATGAGGGTCATACCAGTTGATGCAAAGCATCAAAATGGCATGGTGTCAAAGGCAAAACTTACAAATATACAGGGCATACAGTATGTAGTTCAGTTTAGAAAGTAATGAGGAGTGCAAGTACAGTGTTAGTCTAAACAACTGACTACATGGTTGTAACTTGGCTAACTAGCTACAAGTGCATTGAAAAATAATTTTATGATTAAAAATAGGTTTAAGTGCTGTACTTGAACACCTAATTCCCAAACTAGAAACTAGGAATACAGTATCAAATAAATTATAATTGGCTGTGcagaacatgtatatatattttttgtatggaTACTGTCTTTCATGGGCATTATTATTCATCATGATAGGCAAGGCAGCATGTAACAAACTATTGAACTAGACTTAGGTATCCTAATCTCTTGTGAAAGTCACTACTTTAAAAAGCTAAGTTTGACAAAACATCTACAGATTTGGAGAGCTGAAAGCACCTAGCCGCTATATGAACAAATTCATCCTTGGGCTGACCCCAAGAACacgttcataaattttaataatacTGTACCAGTTTTGAATACAcggtgtcattattattatttattagaaTTTAGTGTACAGTTAACCTAAACACTGCCTaaattaggttctgttggcaattatttgtttttgtagtacagtacgtgggtgaagtactGTTCAAGAAATGTTTGGAATGTCAACAGTTGCGAGTAAAATGTTTTTAATTTATAGAGTTTGGCAGCTAGATTAATGAGCATTTAACTATTATTTATTAGGATGGGCTGAAGCACTAGTATTAACAGTAATGATTGGAATAAAACCCAGATTTATATGTACAGACACCTTTAAGCATCCACTACACAGTGTGACAGTCATTGCCATAGTTAGAGCTATTGTTACTTTTTGTAACAATAGCATGTCCACAATTGGATTGTGGGccatccacaatcgacttgagaatggtccagggcggaccgaaacgtcgtcgtcccttcacttt
The window above is part of the Procambarus clarkii isolate CNS0578487 chromosome 67, FALCON_Pclarkii_2.0, whole genome shotgun sequence genome. Proteins encoded here:
- the LOC123767575 gene encoding TAF6-like RNA polymerase II p300/CBP-associated factor-associated factor 65 kDa subunit 6L isoform X1; its protein translation is MVDRNESRGEEKRCAQVAVESVITWGEAAGVADLSQDMARAIAADVTYRLRQTLNVCGQFLRHCKRRRLTPDDINRALKWMDVTSVMGYTGSEPVEWQGIPEVGVHIAHDPTVNLASTALSGDIFHQPGSPCVRGEWAFISGHSLVKGEGGGECLPALLPLSSEHLQYYQMLFTVIAGPSNDLFKIMCEDVSTSPGISALVSPIVGGLVRGAHRARQKPCILRRILLLIRALLLNPHLHLGPQNYMRDLVNVLVYCIIIERKSPQDTQMIRSLACNVLLQIVSREPGCRGTWETVVSSLGGVVASSSHPWGQHVGALIGLLTLGAPALLNSLTPIARPYYNRLMHAISQSPTASTRDILDAHTSNCFLLAGLVNVMTTFVRSLPDNIVMFSSSKESFPISTTTIFPTGISDGDVTFEHIQEIYKLGEESYGSAFILQIPGVYLCCTPNQVPSFLQSSVYRDQAISGDALLNPPAKRSRTKLHHSSNKPKPRRTQLYSPSQVFDGYKALSERRSYLQMNIRGCWEKSVNKLKKRDSSLPTVIPHAHRPLLARYCSRFTGCMPHNTFTRPLFSPLRPGYTLQYLLL
- the LOC123767575 gene encoding TAF6-like RNA polymerase II p300/CBP-associated factor-associated factor 65 kDa subunit 6L isoform X2 — translated: MARAIAADVTYRLRQTLNVCGQFLRHCKRRRLTPDDINRALKWMDVTSVMGYTGSEPVEWQGIPEVGVHIAHDPTVNLASTALSGDIFHQPGSPCVRGEWAFISGHSLVKGEGGGECLPALLPLSSEHLQYYQMLFTVIAGPSNDLFKIMCEDVSTSPGISALVSPIVGGLVRGAHRARQKPCILRRILLLIRALLLNPHLHLGPQNYMRDLVNVLVYCIIIERKSPQDTQMIRSLACNVLLQIVSREPGCRGTWETVVSSLGGVVASSSHPWGQHVGALIGLLTLGAPALLNSLTPIARPYYNRLMHAISQSPTASTRDILDAHTSNCFLLAGLVNVMTTFVRSLPDNIVMFSSSKESFPISTTTIFPTGISDGDVTFEHIQEIYKLGEESYGSAFILQIPGVYLCCTPNQVPSFLQSSVYRDQAISGDALLNPPAKRSRTKLHHSSNKPKPRRTQLYSPSQVFDGYKALSERRSYLQMNIRGCWEKSVNKLKKRDSSLPTVIPHAHRPLLARYCSRFTGCMPHNTFTRPLFSPLRPGYTLQYLLL